Proteins encoded together in one uncultured Desulfosarcina sp. window:
- a CDS encoding PFL family protein, which yields MFTDSEILSVVEMLKNEKLDVRTVTLGLNLLDCASDDIGRFTENIYTRITTAARDLVRICNEVGDKYGIPVVNKRISVSPMAVAAAPFNATQMLEVAKALNEGANDTGVDFIGGFSALVEKGMAKGDRALIDALPQALTDTQRVCASVNVASTRAGINMDAVLLMGRKIKEAARLTADRDGLACAKLCVFANIPQDIPFMAGAYLGIGEADAVINVGVSGPGVVKNAIDRAVAAAPDLNLGQLADIIKNTSYKVTRVGELIGREVAQRLGIAFGVVDLSLAPTPNVGDSVGEIFQSLGLTAIGVPGSTVALAMLNDAVKKGGAFASSKVGGLSGAFIPVSEDLNISRAAADGHLSIEKLEAMTCVCSVGLDMVAIPGDTSEETLAAIIADEMAIGVINKKTTATRIIPVPGKKAGDHAFFGGLLGESIIMPVNNATGGNRFLSRGGLIPSPIHSLVN from the coding sequence ATGTTTACCGATAGTGAAATTCTCTCCGTCGTGGAGATGCTGAAAAACGAAAAACTGGATGTCCGCACCGTGACCCTGGGGCTCAACCTGCTGGATTGCGCCAGCGACGACATCGGGCGTTTTACGGAAAACATCTACACCCGCATTACCACCGCGGCCCGGGATCTGGTTCGGATCTGCAACGAGGTGGGCGACAAGTACGGCATCCCGGTGGTCAACAAGCGCATTTCGGTCAGCCCCATGGCCGTTGCCGCCGCCCCTTTCAACGCCACCCAAATGCTGGAGGTTGCCAAGGCCCTGAACGAGGGAGCCAACGATACCGGCGTGGATTTCATCGGCGGGTTCAGCGCCCTGGTGGAAAAAGGAATGGCCAAAGGCGACCGCGCCCTGATCGACGCCCTGCCCCAGGCCCTGACCGACACCCAGCGGGTATGTGCTTCGGTCAACGTGGCCTCCACCCGTGCGGGCATCAACATGGACGCCGTCCTGCTCATGGGCCGGAAAATCAAGGAAGCCGCCCGCCTGACCGCTGACCGCGACGGCCTGGCCTGCGCCAAACTCTGCGTGTTTGCCAACATCCCCCAGGACATCCCCTTCATGGCCGGCGCCTATCTGGGCATCGGGGAGGCTGACGCGGTGATCAATGTGGGCGTCAGCGGGCCGGGCGTGGTTAAAAACGCCATCGACCGGGCTGTAGCGGCCGCCCCGGACCTCAATCTTGGACAACTCGCCGATATCATAAAGAATACGTCCTACAAGGTCACCCGCGTCGGTGAACTGATCGGCCGGGAAGTAGCCCAGCGGCTGGGCATTGCATTCGGTGTCGTCGACCTTTCCCTGGCGCCGACTCCCAATGTGGGCGACAGTGTGGGGGAAATCTTCCAAAGCCTGGGCCTGACCGCCATCGGTGTACCCGGAAGCACCGTGGCCCTGGCCATGTTGAACGACGCCGTTAAAAAAGGCGGCGCTTTTGCCAGTTCCAAGGTTGGGGGACTCAGCGGTGCCTTTATCCCGGTGAGCGAGGACCTGAACATCTCCCGGGCGGCCGCCGACGGACACCTTTCCATTGAAAAGCTGGAGGCCATGACCTGCGTCTGTTCGGTAGGCCTGGACATGGTGGCCATTCCCGGCGACACCAGCGAAGAGACCCTGGCCGCCATCATCGCCGACGAAATGGCCATCGGGGTGATCAACAAGAAGACCACTGCCACCCGCATTATTCCCGTACCAGGGAAAAAGGCCGGAGATCATGCCTTTTTCGGTGGTCTGCTGGGCGAATCCATCATCATGCCGGTCAACAATGCCACGGGCGGGAACCGGTTTCTCAGTCGCGGCGGACTGATTCCGTCGCCCATTCACAGTCTGGTCAATTAG
- a CDS encoding PocR ligand-binding domain-containing protein, whose product MELTDILSTEEWAGFEKELFDRFHINCTVYNTSGVGVTGKPNWCNRLCPVIKANPDALAAICAPGNQNFMAQARQTGKAVIGECDAGLIKIAVPIFVKDEFLGTAGGCGLLPEGGEIETFMIEKSTGMSEAQIADLGAGVGTMSDARASEMADFIEDRITREIQRCLN is encoded by the coding sequence ATGGAACTGACCGATATATTAAGCACCGAAGAGTGGGCTGGTTTTGAGAAGGAACTGTTCGACCGTTTTCACATCAACTGCACGGTGTACAACACCTCCGGCGTCGGTGTGACCGGCAAACCCAATTGGTGCAACCGGCTGTGTCCGGTCATCAAGGCCAATCCGGACGCTCTTGCCGCCATCTGTGCCCCGGGAAATCAAAACTTCATGGCTCAGGCCAGGCAAACCGGCAAGGCGGTGATCGGCGAATGCGACGCCGGCTTGATCAAAATCGCCGTTCCCATTTTTGTCAAAGATGAATTTCTGGGCACGGCCGGTGGATGCGGGCTTCTTCCCGAGGGGGGTGAGATCGAGACCTTCATGATCGAAAAATCCACGGGCATGAGCGAAGCACAGATCGCCGATCTCGGTGCGGGAGTTGGCACCATGAGCGACGCCAGGGCCAGCGAAATGGCGGATTTCATCGAAGACCGGATCACCCGGGAAATTCAACGCTGTCTTAACTAA
- a CDS encoding GGDEF domain-containing protein: protein MNSNRMGKTATHVSGRTVGNTRRIRIEKRFDADTEDAYRDFKFDDSRKVVVHVTFAAFFLIIGLWIWDWTVDPPHAMDVLPIRLIEGMVALCYPFAIVAGMRRKLLPWVLALVCLSMEGLYLYHLTLLDSGLACGLTGFMFWFIILIFAGLSFSLMPTMLTMIGVALLPNIVVACGMAVQMPLAQYNALIWPTCLIAMFSNLSLDRLYRRLFIYQRNIEHTARTDALTGIANRFHFNETAPILLELCRRHEHPLSVLMVDIDHFKKINDEYGHIEGDKVIRHVVGCMRAKLRRTDLLARYGGEEFVVILPETPPSGAMEAAEIIRRKIADASIEIGSDRSIGVTVSVAAGYNVLPDEIGLEELLRLADDALYKAKEGGRNRVVTAPGCLGAYVRSGTVRANQF, encoded by the coding sequence ATGAACTCCAACCGGATGGGAAAGACAGCTACTCACGTCTCGGGCAGAACTGTAGGAAATACGCGACGGATTCGTATTGAAAAACGGTTTGATGCGGACACGGAAGATGCATACAGGGATTTCAAATTCGATGATTCACGGAAAGTGGTTGTCCATGTCACCTTCGCGGCGTTTTTTCTGATCATCGGCCTGTGGATCTGGGACTGGACTGTCGATCCGCCCCATGCCATGGACGTGTTGCCGATCCGGCTGATTGAGGGCATGGTGGCGCTGTGCTATCCCTTTGCGATTGTCGCCGGCATGCGCCGGAAACTGCTTCCATGGGTGCTTGCGCTGGTCTGCCTCTCGATGGAAGGGCTTTATCTGTACCACCTGACCCTGCTCGATAGCGGGTTGGCTTGCGGACTGACCGGTTTCATGTTCTGGTTCATCATATTGATTTTTGCCGGACTGTCCTTCAGCCTGATGCCCACCATGCTCACGATGATCGGCGTCGCGCTCCTGCCAAACATCGTAGTGGCCTGCGGCATGGCAGTCCAGATGCCGCTTGCCCAGTACAATGCCCTGATCTGGCCGACCTGCCTGATCGCCATGTTCAGTAACTTGTCACTGGACAGGCTCTATCGCCGATTGTTTATATACCAACGGAATATCGAACATACCGCCCGTACCGACGCCCTTACCGGCATTGCAAATCGCTTCCATTTCAATGAGACTGCTCCGATCCTGCTGGAACTCTGCCGCCGGCACGAACACCCCTTAAGCGTCCTTATGGTGGATATCGATCACTTCAAAAAAATTAACGACGAATACGGGCATATTGAAGGAGACAAAGTCATTCGACATGTGGTCGGGTGCATGCGGGCCAAGCTTCGCCGCACCGACCTGCTGGCCCGATATGGTGGGGAGGAGTTCGTCGTAATTCTGCCGGAGACACCCCCTTCAGGAGCAATGGAAGCTGCGGAAATCATCCGCAGAAAAATTGCCGATGCCTCAATTGAAATAGGGTCTGACCGTTCCATCGGGGTCACCGTCAGTGTAGCGGCTGGCTATAATGTGCTGCCGGATGAAATCGGGCTCGAAGAGTTGCTCAGGCTGGCTGACGATGCCCTGTACAAGGCAAAGGAGGGGGGCAGAAATCGGGTTGTCACTGCTCCCGGTTGCCTCGGTGCTTATGTGCGCTCGGGAACCGTCCGAGCCAACCAGTTTTAG
- a CDS encoding hotdog domain-containing protein: MKIDTHRRIDRELCGRPLFVEEGQSRVELETTDRMAADASGLVHGGFIFGAADYAAMIAVNHPHVVLGASDVKFLKPVKVGETVVAHARVQEVKGRKYWVSVSVSKDDVEVFQGMFTCFVLDKHVLG, from the coding sequence ATGAAGATCGATACCCATCGTCGGATCGACCGGGAATTGTGCGGCAGGCCCCTTTTCGTGGAAGAAGGGCAAAGTCGGGTGGAACTGGAGACCACCGACCGGATGGCGGCCGATGCGTCCGGCCTGGTGCATGGCGGATTTATCTTCGGTGCCGCGGATTACGCGGCCATGATCGCGGTAAACCACCCCCATGTGGTCCTGGGCGCCTCGGATGTGAAGTTCTTAAAACCGGTCAAGGTGGGTGAAACGGTGGTTGCCCATGCCCGGGTCCAGGAGGTCAAGGGCAGGAAATACTGGGTCTCCGTGAGTGTGTCCAAAGACGATGTCGAAGTTTTCCAGGGCATGTTTACCTGTTTCGTTCTGGACAAGCATGTGCTGGGTTAA
- a CDS encoding CBS domain-containing protein, whose product MSLLKTKDSPVTKIITTHRNADFDAFASLVAASLIYPDATAVVPRAINANVRAFMSIHKDIFDYVDRSSVVAESIERLIVVDTADWSRLGLLSGLKKRTDLSIDVWDHHEGGDIDATWICQEPVGATVTLLVRRLKELRKIITPIQATLMLSGLYEDTGNLSFSSCTPEDAYAAGWLLDRKADLSLVAKFLRPAYGEKQKDVLFEMLKNTSRMKVNGYSVSISRIQVEGHVNNLALVVRMYRDIVNVDAAFGLFESQQKNGRTKCMLIGRSDHDGLDVGNLMKSLGGGGHPGAGSAMLTGVNPETVEQMIVDLIEGNQQSSVQISDLMSFPVFSVPSDTTMADVAKILRSRGCTGLPVVDDEELKGIISRRDFRKIRRESQLSSPVKAFMSTNVVTIQPGKSPIQAARVMVRHDIGRLPVVEEGKLIGIITRSDAMTYFYDLLPD is encoded by the coding sequence ATGAGCCTCCTGAAAACTAAAGACAGCCCCGTCACGAAGATCATCACCACCCACAGAAACGCCGACTTCGATGCCTTTGCCTCCCTGGTGGCGGCCAGTCTGATCTATCCGGACGCCACGGCCGTCGTCCCCCGGGCCATCAACGCCAACGTCCGGGCGTTCATGTCCATCCACAAGGACATCTTCGACTACGTGGATCGCAGCAGCGTCGTGGCCGAATCGATCGAGCGCCTCATCGTCGTGGATACGGCCGACTGGTCGCGACTGGGTCTGCTGTCCGGATTGAAGAAGCGCACGGATCTTTCGATCGATGTGTGGGACCACCACGAAGGGGGCGATATCGATGCAACCTGGATCTGCCAGGAGCCCGTCGGCGCCACCGTCACGCTGCTGGTTCGCCGGCTCAAGGAACTGCGCAAGATCATCACCCCCATCCAGGCCACCTTGATGTTATCGGGGTTGTATGAAGATACCGGCAACCTGAGTTTTTCCTCCTGCACCCCCGAAGACGCCTATGCCGCCGGCTGGCTGCTGGACCGCAAGGCCGATCTGTCCCTGGTGGCCAAATTCCTGCGCCCGGCCTATGGCGAAAAACAGAAGGACGTGCTTTTCGAGATGTTGAAGAATACCAGCCGCATGAAGGTCAATGGGTATTCGGTCAGCATCAGCCGCATCCAGGTTGAGGGCCATGTTAACAACCTGGCCCTGGTGGTGCGCATGTATCGGGATATCGTCAACGTCGATGCCGCCTTCGGTCTGTTCGAAAGCCAGCAGAAAAACGGCCGCACCAAGTGTATGCTCATCGGCCGCAGCGACCACGACGGGCTGGATGTGGGTAACCTCATGAAAAGCCTGGGCGGCGGCGGTCATCCCGGCGCCGGCTCCGCCATGCTCACCGGCGTCAATCCCGAAACCGTCGAACAGATGATCGTGGACCTGATCGAGGGCAACCAGCAGTCATCGGTTCAAATCAGCGATCTCATGTCTTTCCCGGTATTTTCCGTGCCCTCGGATACCACCATGGCCGACGTGGCCAAGATTTTGAGAAGCCGGGGCTGCACCGGACTGCCGGTGGTGGACGACGAAGAATTGAAGGGCATTATTTCCCGCCGGGATTTCAGAAAAATTCGCAGGGAATCCCAGCTGAGTTCGCCGGTAAAGGCGTTCATGAGCACCAACGTGGTCACTATCCAACCGGGGAAAAGCCCCATCCAGGCCGCCCGCGTCATGGTGCGCCACGACATCGGCCGCCTGCCGGTGGTGGAGGAGGGCAAGCTCATCGGGATCATCACCCGTTCCGACGCCATGACCTATTTTTACGATCTGCTGCCCGATTGA
- a CDS encoding ACT domain-containing protein, translated as MKKMIISVLGEDRPGIIAAVTRILFEQECNIENVSQTILQNEFSGIFIVAVPKSLSLDDLHRHLCDGLDPLGLHVYEKPLSRSNAAGAPVESEPFVVTTKGPDRKGLVAAITAILAVYRVNVTNLQAVFKGGDDPNANIMIYEVDIPTDADHQALRRDLREKASSLSLDISIQHKRIFEAINRV; from the coding sequence ATGAAAAAAATGATCATTTCGGTCCTGGGCGAAGACCGGCCCGGCATCATTGCCGCGGTCACCCGGATTCTGTTCGAGCAGGAATGCAACATCGAAAACGTCAGCCAGACCATTTTGCAGAACGAATTTTCCGGCATCTTTATCGTCGCTGTCCCCAAAAGCCTTTCGTTAGACGATCTGCACCGGCACCTGTGCGACGGCCTGGACCCCTTGGGCCTGCACGTTTACGAAAAACCCCTGTCCCGCAGCAATGCAGCCGGGGCGCCCGTGGAAAGCGAGCCTTTCGTGGTCACCACCAAAGGGCCGGACCGCAAAGGCCTGGTGGCCGCCATCACCGCCATTTTGGCCGTCTACCGGGTCAACGTGACCAACCTGCAGGCGGTCTTCAAAGGCGGCGACGATCCCAACGCCAATATCATGATTTACGAAGTGGACATTCCCACGGACGCCGACCACCAGGCCCTGCGCCGCGATCTGCGCGAAAAGGCGTCGAGCCTGTCCCTGGACATTTCCATCCAGCATAAACGCATTTTCGAAGCCATTAATCGCGTATAA
- a CDS encoding DUF1214 domain-containing protein, producing the protein MKRLNMAMLIACLLLCACGWPGLKEHTTADRDAAMVQGLDMTEQDVIDCYIYILARYLVIRQEHIDLAEDGVDYNTIKYNELGKAEFVNPNLDVAYLEAWFAVDENTPVILQIPKIENRYYTAQIMDEWAEILYNIHERNFPETPYGKFALVLKGSHPAIPDDAVRIEIPSKKTKMLARVERKGDDEGAVRLQMAFKIIKLGEPEIAPAVDIPEFTNEKLITVDAFRQPTFDRVIGSASDSMKLSAAMGKKARAIAAFVNQSETNKALIETVITQKALPAFAHFLKTMGDARGGWIATTGKLKGFGEDYWFRTAANYAGIWWNNNEEAVYFVGSHDAGGEPLNGDNVYVLHFKSEDLPDKHVNAYWSLTMLNLPDYRVVPNRLDRFNFNNRSRFTYEKDGSLKLYLSGELPKGAPESNWLPAPKGGKLFSMTMRLYVPKAEVLSGAYYLPPIKKLE; encoded by the coding sequence ATGAAGCGTTTGAATATGGCGATGTTGATTGCCTGTCTGCTGCTTTGCGCATGCGGTTGGCCGGGCCTTAAAGAACATACAACCGCTGACCGGGATGCCGCCATGGTTCAAGGATTGGACATGACCGAGCAGGACGTGATCGACTGCTACATTTATATCCTGGCCCGCTACCTGGTGATCCGCCAGGAGCACATCGATCTAGCCGAGGACGGCGTCGATTACAACACGATCAAGTACAACGAACTGGGCAAGGCGGAGTTCGTCAATCCGAATCTGGACGTGGCCTATCTGGAAGCCTGGTTTGCCGTTGACGAGAACACCCCGGTGATCCTTCAAATCCCCAAGATCGAGAACCGCTACTACACGGCGCAGATCATGGATGAATGGGCCGAGATCCTGTACAACATTCACGAGCGGAACTTTCCCGAGACGCCTTACGGGAAATTCGCCCTGGTTTTAAAGGGGTCCCACCCCGCCATCCCCGATGATGCCGTTCGCATCGAAATCCCTTCCAAAAAAACCAAAATGCTGGCCCGGGTCGAACGCAAGGGCGATGACGAGGGGGCCGTGCGACTTCAAATGGCATTCAAGATCATTAAGCTTGGCGAACCGGAGATCGCGCCCGCCGTCGATATTCCCGAGTTCACGAACGAGAAACTCATCACCGTGGACGCATTCAGGCAGCCGACCTTCGACCGGGTCATCGGCAGCGCTTCAGATTCCATGAAACTGTCCGCCGCCATGGGCAAGAAGGCGCGGGCCATCGCCGCCTTCGTTAATCAAAGTGAGACAAACAAGGCGCTCATTGAAACCGTCATCACGCAAAAAGCCCTGCCGGCCTTTGCGCACTTTTTAAAAACCATGGGGGACGCCCGGGGCGGATGGATCGCGACAACCGGCAAACTGAAGGGATTCGGAGAGGATTACTGGTTCAGAACCGCAGCCAACTATGCCGGCATCTGGTGGAACAACAATGAGGAAGCAGTCTATTTCGTCGGTTCGCACGACGCCGGCGGCGAACCGCTAAATGGCGACAATGTCTACGTCCTTCACTTCAAGTCCGAGGACCTGCCCGACAAACACGTCAATGCCTACTGGTCTTTGACCATGCTGAACCTGCCGGACTATCGTGTGGTTCCCAACCGCCTGGATCGTTTCAATTTCAACAACCGCAGCCGGTTCACTTACGAGAAAGACGGGTCGCTCAAGCTGTACCTTTCCGGTGAACTGCCCAAAGGCGCGCCGGAATCGAACTGGCTGCCCGCGCCAAAAGGTGGAAAACTGTTCAGCATGACCATGCGTCTTTACGTACCCAAGGCCGAGGTGCTGTCGGGAGCCTACTATCTGCCGCCAATCAAAAAGTTGGAATAG
- the nadE gene encoding NAD(+) synthase: MQPQAIVDHIVQWLTEYLDQSGMQGFVVGVSGGIDSALTSTLCALTGKPVNALNMPIHQAPDQVSRSARHIDWLKDRYANVQGLTVDLTPAFNALQSAFPQEIQDDLSMANTRSRLRMLTLYAVSTHHRMLVAGTGNKVEDFGVGFYTKYGDGGVDLSPIADLMKSQVYVLARHLGVIDEIIQAPPTDGLWSDNRSDESQIGASYDELEWAMDFENRQGREEELDARQAEVLSIFRKFNRVNRHKMLPIPVCAIPAQLKRG, from the coding sequence ATGCAACCCCAGGCAATCGTCGATCATATCGTCCAATGGCTCACCGAATATCTCGACCAATCCGGCATGCAGGGATTCGTGGTGGGCGTCTCCGGCGGCATCGATTCCGCGTTGACCTCCACGCTCTGCGCCCTGACCGGAAAACCGGTCAACGCGCTGAATATGCCCATTCACCAGGCCCCGGATCAGGTGAGCCGGTCGGCCCGGCATATCGACTGGCTCAAGGACCGATACGCCAATGTGCAGGGATTGACGGTCGACCTGACGCCCGCCTTTAACGCCCTGCAAAGCGCCTTCCCCCAAGAAATTCAGGACGATTTGAGCATGGCCAACACCCGCAGCCGCCTGCGCATGCTCACCCTGTACGCCGTTTCCACCCACCACCGCATGCTGGTGGCCGGCACCGGCAACAAGGTCGAGGATTTCGGCGTGGGGTTCTATACCAAGTACGGGGATGGCGGCGTGGACCTTTCGCCCATCGCCGACTTGATGAAATCTCAGGTTTACGTCCTGGCCCGGCACCTGGGCGTCATCGACGAAATTATCCAGGCACCGCCTACCGACGGATTATGGAGCGACAACCGCTCTGACGAAAGCCAGATCGGCGCCAGCTACGACGAATTGGAGTGGGCCATGGATTTTGAAAACCGGCAGGGCCGCGAAGAAGAGCTGGACGCCCGGCAGGCGGAAGTGCTGTCCATCTTCAGAAAGTTCAACCGCGTCAACCGGCACAAGATGCTGCCCATACCGGTGTGCGCCATTCCCGCCCAACTCAAACGGGGTTGA
- a CDS encoding DUF1254 domain-containing protein has product MKKCFSAFVISLLCAASLNAQELPTTGARDTRVGKLTFEGGYPSAKTVDNLYDELDFQRAVQAYLWAIPLVGFAQWQAQHEAVFGAGDGDVVYYVSYKDKLGLLTSNATTPYIIGMVNLARSGPLVIDFPAGGTSGGIMDFWQRPVTDMGLNGPDKGTGAKYLILGPGQSVKDAKGYTVIHSPMNNIFHAFRVLSTDEKEAKELREGYQAYPYSKRGNPSRTRIVTPDGRHWEGWQPRGLDYWKLVAKMLNEEPVHERDRMVVATLKPLGMEKRKPFNPDVRQKKILEEAALVGESMARCLSYAKRQKEAHIWPGTQWKNAVLLEANQETENYTALDERTAWFYEAVTLTAGMTSKTPGYGQAYIGVQKSKDGHWLQGENDYTLHVPASAPVKQFWAMTLYDTETRCFIDNQFEKAGLDSRSDLIKNKDGSVDLYFGPQVPKGKEKNWIPTVPGRGWFGYFRFYAPTEAYFDRSWRLPDIETVNK; this is encoded by the coding sequence ATGAAAAAGTGCTTTTCGGCTTTTGTGATTTCTCTTTTGTGCGCAGCCAGCCTGAACGCACAGGAACTGCCCACCACCGGGGCCAGGGACACCCGTGTCGGCAAACTGACCTTCGAGGGCGGCTACCCGTCTGCCAAAACCGTTGACAACCTGTACGATGAACTGGATTTTCAGCGGGCGGTCCAGGCGTATCTATGGGCCATCCCTTTGGTCGGCTTTGCCCAGTGGCAGGCGCAGCACGAAGCGGTGTTTGGCGCCGGGGACGGCGATGTGGTCTATTACGTCAGCTATAAGGACAAGTTGGGCCTGCTGACCTCCAACGCCACCACGCCTTACATCATCGGCATGGTCAACCTGGCCCGCTCCGGGCCGCTGGTCATCGACTTTCCCGCCGGCGGCACCTCCGGCGGCATCATGGACTTCTGGCAGCGCCCGGTGACCGACATGGGACTGAACGGGCCGGACAAGGGCACTGGCGCCAAATATCTGATTCTCGGCCCGGGCCAAAGCGTCAAGGACGCCAAAGGCTACACCGTCATCCACTCGCCCATGAACAACATCTTTCACGCCTTTCGCGTGCTTTCGACCGATGAAAAAGAAGCGAAAGAGCTGCGGGAAGGATACCAGGCCTACCCTTACAGCAAACGCGGCAATCCCAGCCGTACGCGCATCGTGACACCCGACGGCAGGCACTGGGAGGGATGGCAGCCGCGTGGTTTGGATTACTGGAAACTGGTGGCCAAGATGTTGAACGAAGAACCGGTCCATGAACGCGACCGCATGGTTGTGGCAACCCTGAAACCCCTGGGCATGGAAAAGCGCAAGCCTTTCAATCCGGATGTGCGCCAGAAAAAAATCCTGGAAGAAGCGGCATTGGTCGGCGAGTCCATGGCCAGATGCCTGAGCTATGCCAAGCGCCAGAAGGAAGCCCACATCTGGCCGGGTACCCAATGGAAAAATGCCGTGCTTTTAGAGGCGAACCAGGAAACCGAAAATTACACGGCCCTGGACGAACGCACGGCCTGGTTTTACGAAGCGGTGACTTTGACCGCGGGCATGACGAGCAAAACGCCAGGATACGGCCAGGCCTACATCGGTGTTCAGAAAAGCAAGGACGGCCACTGGCTTCAGGGAGAAAACGACTACACCCTGCATGTTCCGGCCAGCGCACCCGTCAAACAGTTCTGGGCCATGACCCTGTACGATACAGAAACCCGCTGCTTTATCGATAATCAATTTGAGAAGGCCGGCCTGGATTCCAGGTCGGATCTGATCAAAAACAAAGACGGCTCCGTGGATCTTTATTTTGGGCCTCAGGTGCCTAAAGGCAAGGAGAAGAACTGGATCCCGACGGTGCCGGGACGAGGCTGGTTTGGCTACTTCCGATTCTACGCGCCTACCGAGGCGTATTTCGATCGGTCGTGGCGGCTGCCGGATATCGAAACGGTCAACAAGTGA
- the elbB gene encoding isoprenoid biosynthesis glyoxalase ElbB, translated as MSKTIGVLLAGCGVFDGAEIHEAVLTLLFLDRAGVAVRCMAPDMDQLHVIDHLSQQEADEKRNVLVESARIARGEIQDIAEVHATDIDALIVPGGFGAAKNLSDFAVKGPECTVHAEVQRLLTEMVDAGKPIGAICIAPATVVRSLADRSPKVTIGNDVGTAAAIGTMGGEHVDCSVADIYVDEKNRIVTTPAYMLGPGIKDVAIGIEKLVDKVVSLC; from the coding sequence ATGAGCAAGACCATCGGTGTGCTTCTGGCCGGATGCGGCGTTTTTGACGGCGCCGAAATTCACGAGGCGGTTTTGACGCTGCTGTTTCTGGATCGAGCCGGTGTTGCCGTGCGGTGCATGGCGCCCGATATGGATCAACTGCATGTGATCGACCATCTGTCCCAGCAGGAGGCCGACGAGAAAAGAAATGTCCTGGTGGAGTCGGCCCGCATCGCCAGGGGTGAAATCCAGGATATCGCCGAAGTTCATGCGACGGACATCGATGCGCTGATCGTTCCCGGCGGGTTCGGCGCCGCGAAAAACCTCAGCGATTTTGCCGTCAAGGGACCCGAATGCACGGTTCATGCCGAAGTCCAACGATTGTTGACGGAGATGGTGGACGCCGGCAAGCCCATTGGCGCCATCTGCATCGCCCCGGCGACCGTGGTTCGTTCCCTGGCCGACCGATCGCCGAAGGTAACCATCGGCAACGATGTCGGAACGGCGGCCGCCATTGGAACCATGGGCGGTGAGCACGTCGATTGTTCCGTGGCCGATATTTACGTGGACGAAAAAAACAGGATCGTCACAACTCCCGCCTACATGCTCGGGCCTGGTATCAAGGACGTGGCTATCGGCATCGAAAAGCTGGTTGATAAGGTCGTTTCCCTATGCTGA
- a CDS encoding transglutaminase family protein, with protein MSLKTTENLAATPFLDFDRPSVAEFARSATGKAVSDRDRAVRLFYAVRDTIRYDPYAIDLSVRGMRASTTLAAGHAWCVPKAVLLAACCRAVGIAAKLGFADVRNHLSTERLRKRMKTDIFYWHGYTSIDIDGCWCKVTPAFNIELCQKFNLRPLEFDGHGDALFHPFDRSGNKHMEYIHYRGEFSDLPLERIVDTMTRRYGHQPILTEANFEKDAENENRQS; from the coding sequence GTGTCTTTGAAAACAACCGAAAATCTCGCAGCGACGCCATTTCTCGACTTCGATCGCCCATCGGTGGCCGAGTTTGCCCGCTCGGCAACCGGCAAGGCTGTGTCGGACCGGGATCGGGCCGTGCGTCTTTTTTACGCAGTGCGGGACACCATTCGCTACGATCCCTATGCCATCGATCTGTCCGTTCGCGGAATGCGCGCCAGCACGACCCTTGCCGCCGGCCACGCCTGGTGCGTTCCCAAGGCGGTTCTGCTGGCGGCCTGCTGCCGGGCCGTGGGGATCGCAGCCAAACTGGGGTTCGCCGATGTCAGAAACCACCTGTCCACCGAGCGCTTGCGCAAACGGATGAAAACCGATATCTTTTACTGGCACGGCTACACCTCCATTGATATCGACGGCTGCTGGTGCAAGGTTACACCGGCCTTCAACATCGAATTGTGCCAAAAATTCAATCTCCGGCCGCTGGAATTCGACGGTCATGGAGACGCCCTGTTTCACCCGTTCGATCGGTCGGGCAACAAACACATGGAATATATCCATTACCGGGGTGAATTTTCGGACCTGCCGTTGGAACGAATCGTCGATACCATGACACGCCGCTATGGGCACCAGCCCATCTTAACCGAGGCAAATTTCGAAAAAGATGCGGAAAACGAAAACCGTCAATCTTAG